From Candidatus Manganitrophus morganii, the proteins below share one genomic window:
- a CDS encoding NADP-dependent isocitrate dehydrogenase, producing the protein MTTKATKILWTKTDEAPALATYSFLPIVSAFTKVSGVSVELRDISLAGRIIATFPENLTAAQKQSDDLAELGELAKTPEANIIKLPNVSASIPQLKAAIKELQAQGYKIPDYPEDPKTDQEKEIKTRYAKVLGSAVNPVLREGNSDRRAPLSVKNYAKKNPHKMGAWSPDSKTHVAHMTKGDFRSNEKSMTVAEATEARIEFVGQDGKTTVLKPKVAMKAGEVIDATFMSRRALREFLEAQIEDAKKQGVLFSVHLKATMMKISDPKIFGHVVSVFFKEVFEKHKDTFQKLGVDPDNGLGDLYAKIKGLPDDQRAAIEADIQAVYQKRPPLAMVNSDKGITNLHVPSDVIIDASMPPVIRDSGKMWGPDGKAYDTKAVIPDGSYAPVYKEVVEFCKKHGALDPKTMGSVPNVGLMAQAAEEYGSHDKTFKAPGNGTIRVVTTSGQTLLEHAVEEGDIWRMCQVKDAAIQDWVKLAVNRAKATGSPAIFWLDKSRAHDAELIKKVNKYLPNHDTKGLDIRIMSPAEATKLSLERIKEGKDTISVTGNVLRDYLTDLFPILEIGTSAKMLSIVPLMNGGGLFETGAGGSAPKHVQQLQEEGFLRWDSLGEFLALAASLEHLAKAGNNPKAQLLADTLDRATGKFLDTNKSPGRKLGELDNRGSHFYLAFYWAQALAEQTQDKDLQARFAKIAKEMEQNEAKILAELKAAQGQKVDLGGYYHSDPEKTSKAMRPSPTLNAIVDAIK; encoded by the coding sequence ATGACGACAAAAGCGACCAAAATTCTTTGGACAAAAACGGATGAAGCGCCTGCCTTGGCAACCTATTCTTTTCTTCCGATCGTCAGTGCATTTACAAAAGTATCGGGCGTTTCGGTTGAATTGAGGGATATCTCGCTGGCCGGTAGAATTATCGCCACCTTTCCCGAAAATCTCACGGCAGCCCAGAAGCAATCGGACGACCTGGCCGAATTGGGAGAACTGGCCAAGACGCCGGAAGCCAACATCATCAAACTCCCGAACGTCAGCGCCTCGATCCCCCAGCTGAAAGCGGCCATCAAAGAATTACAGGCCCAGGGCTACAAAATCCCTGACTATCCCGAAGACCCGAAAACCGACCAAGAAAAAGAGATCAAGACGCGATATGCCAAGGTTTTGGGAAGCGCCGTCAATCCGGTGCTGCGCGAAGGAAACTCCGATCGCCGCGCGCCTCTCTCGGTGAAAAACTATGCCAAAAAGAACCCGCACAAGATGGGCGCCTGGAGCCCCGACTCTAAGACCCATGTCGCCCATATGACGAAGGGCGATTTCCGGTCGAACGAGAAATCGATGACGGTCGCCGAGGCGACCGAAGCGCGGATCGAGTTTGTCGGCCAGGACGGAAAAACCACCGTCCTGAAACCGAAGGTCGCGATGAAGGCGGGCGAAGTGATCGATGCCACATTCATGAGCCGCCGCGCCCTGCGCGAGTTCCTCGAAGCGCAGATCGAAGATGCCAAGAAGCAGGGGGTGTTGTTCTCCGTCCACCTCAAAGCGACGATGATGAAGATCTCCGATCCGAAGATCTTCGGCCATGTCGTCTCGGTCTTCTTCAAAGAGGTTTTCGAAAAACACAAAGACACCTTCCAGAAGCTCGGGGTCGATCCCGACAACGGCCTCGGCGATCTTTATGCCAAGATCAAGGGCCTGCCGGACGATCAACGCGCCGCCATCGAAGCCGATATCCAGGCGGTCTATCAGAAGCGGCCCCCCCTCGCGATGGTGAACTCCGACAAGGGGATCACCAATCTGCATGTCCCGAGCGATGTGATCATCGACGCTTCCATGCCGCCGGTCATCCGCGACTCCGGAAAGATGTGGGGTCCCGATGGAAAGGCGTACGACACCAAGGCGGTCATTCCCGACGGCAGCTATGCCCCGGTCTATAAGGAAGTTGTCGAGTTTTGCAAAAAACATGGCGCCCTCGATCCGAAGACGATGGGAAGCGTTCCCAACGTCGGCCTCATGGCGCAAGCCGCCGAGGAATACGGATCGCACGACAAGACCTTCAAGGCGCCCGGAAATGGAACGATCCGGGTGGTCACCACCTCCGGACAAACGTTGCTGGAGCACGCGGTGGAAGAAGGCGATATCTGGCGGATGTGCCAGGTGAAAGACGCCGCGATCCAGGACTGGGTGAAGCTCGCCGTCAATCGGGCGAAAGCGACCGGCTCCCCCGCGATCTTCTGGCTCGATAAGAGCCGGGCGCACGACGCGGAGCTGATCAAGAAGGTCAACAAATATCTCCCGAATCACGACACCAAGGGCCTCGACATCCGGATCATGTCTCCGGCCGAGGCGACGAAGCTCTCGCTGGAGCGGATCAAAGAGGGGAAGGACACCATCTCGGTGACCGGGAACGTGCTGAGAGATTACCTCACCGATCTTTTCCCGATTCTGGAAATCGGCACCAGCGCCAAAATGCTCTCGATCGTTCCGCTCATGAACGGCGGCGGCCTTTTCGAGACCGGCGCCGGCGGCTCGGCCCCGAAGCATGTTCAGCAGCTTCAGGAAGAAGGGTTCTTGCGGTGGGATTCGCTCGGCGAGTTTTTAGCGCTCGCCGCTTCTTTGGAGCATCTCGCCAAGGCCGGGAACAATCCGAAAGCGCAGCTCCTGGCCGACACGCTCGACCGCGCCACCGGCAAGTTCCTCGACACCAACAAGTCACCCGGCCGCAAGCTTGGAGAGCTCGACAATCGCGGGAGCCACTTCTACCTCGCCTTCTACTGGGCGCAGGCCCTGGCCGAGCAGACGCAGGATAAAGATCTTCAAGCCCGCTTCGCCAAGATCGCCAAAGAGATGGAGCAGAACGAGGCGAAGATTCTGGCCGAGCTGAAAGCCGCTCAGGGGCAGAAGGTCGATCTCGGAGGGTACTATCATTCCGATCCGGAGAAGACCAGCAAAGCGATGCGTCCAAGCCCGACGTTGAACGCAATCGTCGACGCGATTAAATAG
- a CDS encoding GNAT family N-acetyltransferase: protein MRPTVRIAGKQEDFFRLIRLREEVFVIEQGVPLEIELDDADDRAIHFVAISGREVIGTARLVVKGRSGQRKSGQGKAGQRKSGKIGRMAVRKDWRGKGVGTALIDFIKKSSKRKRLIALYLHAQESALSFYEALGFRAEGERFYEAGIPHRKMVFIDGGRKIDKGGGWTF from the coding sequence GTGCGGCCCACGGTTCGAATCGCCGGGAAGCAAGAAGATTTCTTTCGATTGATCCGCCTTCGGGAAGAAGTCTTCGTGATCGAGCAGGGGGTTCCGCTTGAGATCGAGCTCGATGACGCGGATGACCGCGCGATCCACTTCGTCGCGATCTCGGGGAGAGAGGTGATCGGCACGGCGCGGCTGGTCGTGAAGGGGAGATCGGGCCAGAGAAAATCAGGCCAGGGAAAAGCGGGCCAGAGAAAATCGGGAAAGATCGGCCGGATGGCGGTCCGGAAGGATTGGCGCGGAAAGGGGGTTGGGACCGCGCTGATCGATTTTATCAAGAAGAGTTCCAAAAGAAAAAGACTGATCGCTCTCTACCTCCACGCACAGGAGTCGGCCCTCTCTTTTTATGAAGCGCTTGGTTTTAGAGCGGAAGGGGAGCGCTTTTACGAGGCGGGCATTCCGCATCGAAAGATGGTTTTCATTGACGGCGGGCGGAAAATCGACAAAGGGGGGGGATGGACATTTTAA
- a CDS encoding DUF4124 domain-containing protein: protein MRARLALFFLLFLLRPVDGQAEVFKYTDENGAISFTDNIENVPEDQRPNLQEAAPPPLQKVEMPAFSERDSDRWIDHPLSKYVIVFIILSIGMLYIQYKTESFLLRLATKFLFVAFLGAAIYSVLVAQEKPITPAAFQKAAESFVPTPLPMTQAKEAVKKMEEAHKKKEAAMESLMGE from the coding sequence ATGCGCGCACGACTCGCTCTTTTCTTTCTGTTATTTCTTCTTCGCCCGGTTGACGGACAGGCCGAGGTATTCAAATATACCGACGAGAACGGGGCGATCTCTTTCACCGATAATATCGAGAACGTTCCCGAAGATCAGCGGCCGAATCTTCAAGAAGCGGCCCCTCCCCCCCTCCAGAAGGTCGAAATGCCGGCTTTCTCCGAAAGAGATTCCGACCGGTGGATCGATCATCCCCTTTCCAAGTACGTCATCGTCTTTATCATTCTCTCCATCGGCATGTTGTACATCCAATACAAAACAGAAAGTTTTCTCCTTCGGTTGGCGACGAAGTTCCTCTTCGTTGCCTTTCTCGGCGCCGCGATTTACAGCGTTCTCGTCGCCCAGGAAAAACCGATCACCCCCGCCGCCTTTCAGAAAGCGGCGGAATCATTCGTCCCCACCCCCCTCCCGATGACCCAGGCCAAAGAAGCCGTAAAAAAGATGGAAGAGGCCCACAAGAAAAAAGAGGCGGCGATGGAGTCGCTGATGGGCGAATAG
- the aroC gene encoding chorismate synthase, giving the protein MSGSSFGQIFRVTTFGESHGIALGAVVDGCPAGLSLSEEDLQKDLDRRKPGQSKLVTQRKESDAVQILSGIFEGRTTGTPIGLIIYNEDAKSKDYESIKDLFRPGHADYTYFKKYGFRDYRGGGRSSARETVARVAAGAIARKILAREGIEIVGYVAQVGPVKIKKIDYAQIRQNPLFCPDPDAVEAMTRVIQEAQSEKDSVGAMVEVVAKGVPAGLGEPVFDKLDAALAGAMMSINAVKGVEIGAGFEVVTMRGSRNCDPITPAGFKSNNAGGILGGISNGDEIVVRMAVKPTSSIAVEQETIDIHGRPAKIATKGRHDPCVGLRAVPIAEAMMALVLVDHFLRNKLSRLG; this is encoded by the coding sequence GTGTCGGGAAGCAGCTTCGGACAGATTTTTCGGGTGACCACCTTCGGCGAGAGCCACGGCATCGCGCTCGGCGCGGTCGTCGACGGCTGCCCCGCCGGGTTGTCCCTCTCGGAAGAGGACCTTCAGAAAGACCTCGACCGGAGAAAGCCGGGCCAGAGCAAGCTGGTCACGCAGCGGAAAGAGTCGGACGCCGTCCAGATCCTCTCCGGAATCTTCGAGGGGCGGACGACAGGGACCCCGATCGGCCTGATCATCTACAACGAAGATGCCAAGTCGAAAGATTACGAATCGATCAAAGATCTTTTCCGCCCCGGCCATGCCGATTACACCTACTTCAAGAAATACGGTTTTCGCGATTACCGGGGCGGCGGGCGCTCTTCCGCGCGCGAGACGGTGGCGCGGGTGGCGGCGGGGGCGATCGCCCGGAAGATCCTGGCGCGCGAGGGGATCGAGATCGTCGGTTATGTCGCGCAGGTCGGTCCGGTGAAAATTAAAAAGATCGACTATGCGCAAATCCGGCAGAACCCCCTCTTCTGCCCCGACCCCGACGCGGTGGAGGCGATGACGCGGGTGATCCAGGAGGCGCAGTCGGAAAAAGATTCCGTGGGGGCGATGGTGGAAGTGGTCGCGAAAGGGGTTCCCGCCGGGCTCGGCGAGCCGGTCTTCGACAAGCTCGACGCGGCGCTCGCGGGGGCGATGATGTCGATCAATGCCGTGAAGGGGGTCGAGATCGGGGCCGGGTTCGAGGTCGTGACGATGCGGGGGAGCCGGAATTGCGATCCGATCACGCCGGCCGGATTTAAATCCAACAATGCCGGCGGCATCCTCGGCGGGATCTCCAACGGGGATGAAATCGTCGTCCGAATGGCGGTGAAGCCGACCTCGTCGATCGCCGTCGAGCAAGAGACGATCGACATCCATGGCCGCCCGGCGAAGATCGCCACCAAGGGGCGGCACGATCCCTGCGTCGGCCTGCGCGCCGTTCCGATCGCCGAAGCGATGATGGCGCTGGTCCTGGTCGATCACTTCCTCAGAAACAAACTTTCCAGATTAGGTTAG
- a CDS encoding FmdE family protein, with protein sequence MDPEFKKAVDFHRHLCLDIAVGYRAATMLMREMGDQMKNMKELVALVGNETCALDAIQAVTGCTFGKRNLYLTQVGKPVYILQNTKTGKAVRAYCTYWDTFDHAQLRKLRKEATAPNATAENKAAFQKLTDDKIDEILTAPESALFKIEHVTLPPPPKSGKYDAEPCENCGEQTNVALLLEEGGKKLCKECLQVKVH encoded by the coding sequence ATGGATCCTGAATTCAAGAAGGCGGTTGATTTTCATCGGCATCTTTGTTTGGATATCGCCGTCGGTTATCGGGCGGCGACGATGTTGATGCGGGAGATGGGGGACCAGATGAAGAATATGAAGGAGCTGGTCGCCCTGGTCGGGAATGAGACCTGCGCGCTCGATGCGATTCAGGCCGTCACCGGCTGCACCTTCGGGAAGCGGAACCTTTATCTCACCCAGGTCGGAAAGCCGGTTTATATTCTCCAGAACACCAAGACCGGAAAAGCGGTCCGGGCCTACTGCACCTATTGGGACACCTTCGATCACGCGCAGCTGCGAAAGCTGCGGAAAGAGGCGACCGCTCCCAACGCCACGGCGGAGAACAAGGCGGCTTTCCAAAAGCTGACCGACGACAAGATCGACGAGATTCTGACCGCCCCGGAATCGGCCCTCTTCAAGATCGAGCATGTCACCCTGCCGCCTCCTCCCAAGTCCGGCAAGTACGACGCCGAGCCGTGCGAAAATTGCGGCGAGCAGACGAATGTCGCCCTCCTGTTGGAGGAGGGTGGAAAGAAGCTTTGCAAGGAATGCCTCCAGGTCAAGGTGCACTAA
- a CDS encoding MFS transporter, which yields MNLYLQVFSNRRVAVLLLLGFSSGLPLALTFGTLQAWMKDAGVDLATIGAITLVGLPYTVKYLWAPLMDRYTLPFLGRRRGWLVVTQLSLMAAIVFMGSLNPVSQPWLLAVTAVLVSFLSASQDIVVDAYRADVLREEELGAGAAVSVLGYRLGMLSSGAMALILADHLPWAAVYRIMAGLMLVGVAAALWGTEPKSGGSPRSLAEAVALPFKAFFSRDAALVLLLFIILYKLPDAVAGAMTTPFLLDVGFSKTEIGAVNKGFGLVATIFGAVAAGGLIARLGIYRSLWAFGILQAVTNLTYMGVALAGQNKAALILAVGVDNLSGGMGTAAFVAFLMSLTEKRYSATQYALLSSLMAITPKIAGAPTGLLAAGLGWPMFFAASVLGAIPGLAVLWWLMRRGAIGGRVAPAPAGAD from the coding sequence ATGAATCTTTATCTTCAAGTCTTCAGCAACCGGCGGGTCGCCGTGTTGCTGCTGCTCGGCTTTTCTTCGGGCCTGCCGCTGGCGCTCACCTTCGGCACCTTGCAGGCCTGGATGAAGGATGCGGGGGTTGATCTCGCCACCATCGGGGCGATTACCTTAGTGGGGTTGCCTTATACGGTGAAATATCTCTGGGCCCCCCTCATGGACCGCTATACCCTTCCTTTTCTGGGGCGGCGGCGGGGCTGGCTGGTGGTGACGCAGCTCAGCCTTATGGCGGCGATCGTCTTCATGGGAAGTTTGAATCCGGTTTCACAGCCCTGGCTCCTGGCGGTAACGGCGGTGCTCGTTTCGTTTCTCTCCGCGAGCCAGGATATCGTGGTCGACGCCTACCGGGCCGACGTTCTCAGAGAGGAAGAGCTCGGCGCGGGGGCGGCGGTCTCGGTGCTCGGCTACCGCCTGGGAATGCTCTCCTCCGGGGCGATGGCGCTGATCCTGGCCGACCACCTCCCCTGGGCGGCGGTCTATCGGATCATGGCGGGGCTGATGCTGGTCGGCGTGGCCGCCGCGTTGTGGGGAACCGAGCCGAAGAGCGGCGGCAGCCCGCGCAGCCTGGCGGAGGCGGTGGCGCTCCCCTTCAAGGCCTTTTTCAGCCGCGATGCCGCCCTGGTTCTGCTCCTTTTTATCATTCTTTATAAACTCCCGGACGCCGTCGCGGGGGCGATGACGACCCCCTTCTTGCTCGATGTCGGTTTCTCCAAAACCGAGATCGGTGCGGTGAACAAAGGATTCGGGCTGGTCGCCACGATCTTCGGCGCCGTGGCCGCCGGCGGCCTCATCGCGCGCCTCGGGATTTACCGTTCGCTCTGGGCCTTCGGCATCCTCCAGGCGGTCACCAATTTGACTTACATGGGGGTCGCCCTGGCGGGGCAGAACAAGGCCGCGCTCATTCTGGCGGTCGGCGTCGACAACCTCTCCGGCGGCATGGGAACGGCGGCCTTTGTCGCCTTCTTGATGAGCCTCACCGAAAAGCGCTACAGCGCCACCCAGTATGCCCTCCTCTCCAGCCTGATGGCGATCACCCCGAAAATCGCCGGCGCGCCGACCGGCCTCCTGGCCGCCGGGCTGGGGTGGCCGATGTTTTTCGCCGCCAGCGTATTGGGGGCGATTCCGGGACTGGCGGTATTGTGGTGGCTGATGCGGCGCGGGGCGATCGGGGGGAGAGTGGCGCCGGCCCCCGCGGGGGCGGATTAG
- a CDS encoding STAS domain-containing protein — translation MKGQKFPDILRKRTDEILENWVKRQLPLAGKGGITPDELRRQCAEFLNLLENVMQSGASSPDDPKMAPIVEFLKEVSRDRVMKGFSPTETAAFIFSLKEIVLPMLQPLAKNEETFSSEVMPLSLLLDQMGLLTFEQYLNNREEVIARQQLDMTELSTPVVKIWDGILALPLIGTLDSRRTMTVMEKLLQKIVDTTATVAILDITGVPTVDTLVANHIMKTVAATRLLGAEVIITGVSPAIAQTIVHLGVDLSGIQTRATMADGLKLALRMTKQQMTEEARNGVNLLEKGIAATQAAQARKGRS, via the coding sequence ATGAAGGGACAAAAATTTCCGGACATCTTGCGAAAGCGAACAGATGAAATTCTTGAGAACTGGGTGAAGCGGCAACTTCCTCTGGCAGGCAAGGGAGGGATCACTCCGGATGAGCTTCGGCGCCAGTGCGCCGAGTTCCTCAATCTGCTCGAAAACGTGATGCAGAGCGGGGCCTCCAGTCCGGATGATCCGAAAATGGCGCCGATCGTCGAATTCCTCAAGGAGGTCTCGCGGGATCGGGTCATGAAAGGATTCTCTCCGACCGAAACGGCCGCCTTCATTTTCAGTCTCAAAGAAATAGTCCTCCCGATGCTCCAACCGCTTGCCAAGAATGAGGAGACCTTCTCCAGCGAAGTAATGCCGCTCTCTCTTCTTCTCGACCAGATGGGATTGCTCACCTTCGAGCAATACCTGAACAACCGCGAAGAGGTCATCGCTCGACAACAGCTCGACATGACCGAGCTCTCCACCCCGGTTGTCAAGATTTGGGACGGGATTCTCGCCCTGCCGCTCATCGGCACCCTCGATTCCAGACGGACGATGACCGTCATGGAAAAACTGCTTCAGAAAATCGTCGATACCACGGCCACCGTGGCGATCCTCGACATCACCGGCGTCCCGACCGTCGACACCCTTGTGGCCAATCACATCATGAAAACGGTCGCGGCGACGAGACTGTTAGGCGCGGAGGTGATCATCACCGGGGTCTCGCCCGCCATCGCGCAGACGATCGTTCACCTGGGGGTCGATCTTTCCGGAATTCAGACGCGGGCGACCATGGCGGATGGGTTGAAGCTGGCGCTCCGGATGACCAAACAACAGATGACCGAGGAGGCTCGGAACGGGGTGAACCTGCTGGAGAAGGGAATTGCAGCGACCCAGGCGGCGCAGGCCCGGAAGGGACGGAGCTAA
- a CDS encoding STAS domain-containing protein, which yields MEKIPIIKVGDTLLVSIQTDLQDQIAMTMQTDLLGRIEQTSARGVIIDISVVDIVDSFLGRVLSETASMARIMNAVVVVVGIQPSVAITLVELGLELKQIPTALNVERGLQLLRERIAWEDHAVADDAESRELGREEERARNGHG from the coding sequence ATGGAAAAAATTCCGATCATCAAAGTCGGCGACACCCTTCTCGTCTCGATTCAAACCGATCTTCAGGACCAGATCGCCATGACGATGCAGACCGATCTTCTCGGCAGGATCGAGCAGACCTCCGCCCGCGGGGTGATCATCGATATCTCGGTCGTCGATATCGTCGATTCGTTCCTGGGCCGGGTCCTCTCCGAAACCGCTTCGATGGCGCGGATCATGAACGCGGTGGTGGTCGTCGTCGGGATCCAACCCTCCGTCGCCATCACCCTGGTCGAGCTCGGTTTGGAGTTAAAACAAATCCCGACCGCATTGAACGTCGAACGGGGCTTGCAGCTTCTCCGGGAGAGGATCGCATGGGAGGATCATGCCGTCGCAGACGATGCGGAATCGAGGGAGCTCGGACGGGAAGAGGAGCGCGCGCGCAATGGTCACGGTTAG
- a CDS encoding anti-sigma regulatory factor: MVTVSRATRLSISNEVDLVRARQEVRVQAQALGFSLVDQTRITTAVSELIRNMMKYAGGGTMEIEGVRNGIRAGLRIICHDKGPGIPDIGLAMKEGYSTSNGLGYGLPGTKRLVDEFDIWSEVGKGTRVTISKWR; the protein is encoded by the coding sequence ATGGTCACGGTTAGCCGGGCAACCCGCCTCTCGATTTCGAACGAAGTCGATCTGGTCAGAGCCCGCCAGGAGGTCCGCGTTCAGGCCCAGGCGCTCGGGTTTAGCCTGGTCGATCAAACGCGCATCACCACCGCGGTCAGCGAGCTGATCCGGAACATGATGAAATATGCCGGCGGCGGAACGATGGAGATCGAGGGGGTCCGGAACGGGATCCGCGCCGGCCTTCGGATTATTTGTCACGACAAGGGCCCCGGAATTCCCGACATCGGCCTGGCGATGAAGGAAGGTTATTCGACCAGCAACGGGTTGGGATACGGCCTGCCGGGAACGAAGCGGCTGGTGGACGAATTCGACATCTGGTCGGAAGTCGGGAAAGGGACGCGGGTGACGATTTCGAAATGGCGCTGA
- a CDS encoding SpoIIE family protein phosphatase has protein sequence MALKVTELCVIVPEGEAWAGEIRRRMVRAAESIGLSKEKCSDVALVATEMATNLEKHRAVLPIIRYGVTESDRRGQGLLIISEDRGPGIPHPEQALRDHYSTAGTLGGGLGAIRRLSDDFAIYSETPHPRGGFPGTVVVSRIWSNDPSSDNLFDCEALTRPKPGEIDNGDGVWFGQSGDSLQVAVIDGLGHGLGAKKAAQAAREELDGTGRLPLDAILDRLHRALQRTQGAVVGILRVDLKEGRATFAGVGNIDCRIYGSHPIRPISMNGSLGVVTPRFREESFPFEKGDVFVLTSDGISTKWDPADYGKSASASPLLLGSLLLRDHSRPKDDATVVVGRIG, from the coding sequence ATGGCGCTGAAAGTAACGGAGCTCTGTGTGATTGTTCCCGAAGGAGAGGCATGGGCCGGCGAGATCCGGCGCAGAATGGTTCGCGCCGCGGAGTCGATCGGACTCTCGAAGGAAAAATGTTCGGATGTCGCCCTGGTTGCCACAGAGATGGCGACCAATCTGGAAAAACACCGCGCCGTCTTGCCGATCATCCGGTACGGCGTGACCGAATCGGATCGGCGCGGCCAAGGCCTTCTCATAATCTCGGAAGACCGGGGCCCCGGCATCCCTCATCCGGAGCAGGCGCTTCGAGACCATTATTCGACGGCAGGAACATTGGGAGGGGGGCTCGGCGCCATCCGGCGCCTCTCGGACGACTTCGCGATTTACTCCGAGACGCCACATCCGAGGGGAGGCTTCCCCGGAACCGTCGTTGTCTCGCGGATCTGGAGCAACGACCCCTCTTCCGACAACCTGTTCGACTGCGAAGCGCTCACCCGGCCGAAGCCGGGAGAGATCGATAACGGTGACGGGGTCTGGTTCGGGCAAAGCGGCGATTCTCTGCAGGTGGCGGTCATCGACGGCCTGGGACACGGTCTGGGGGCAAAAAAGGCGGCGCAAGCGGCGCGGGAGGAACTCGATGGAACCGGCCGGCTCCCCCTTGACGCCATTCTCGACCGGCTTCATCGCGCGCTCCAGCGGACGCAGGGGGCGGTCGTCGGGATTCTCCGGGTCGACTTGAAAGAAGGACGGGCGACCTTTGCCGGGGTCGGGAACATCGATTGCCGGATTTACGGGTCGCACCCGATAAGACCGATCTCGATGAACGGCTCGCTCGGGGTGGTCACGCCGCGATTTCGTGAAGAGTCGTTTCCCTTCGAAAAAGGGGACGTTTTTGTTCTTACGAGCGACGGGATATCCACCAAGTGGGATCCGGCCGATTATGGCAAATCGGCCTCGGCCTCTCCCCTTCTCCTCGGGTCGCTCCTGTTGAGAGACCACAGCCGCCCGAAAGACGACGCCACGGTGGTCGTCGGGCGAATTGGATGA
- a CDS encoding ATP-binding protein, which translates to MMMGSLTEKKVLSISIGKQSRLLTVRNKIRTVLDHLEIPRREQNRLIIALSELMRNTIQYAKSGELTLSAVQEGSTWSIAFVLSDKGPGIAHLDEILQGAYRFAPGRGFGIASAKRLLDEFEMQTVLGKGTKACGRMEVGHLHAQGLDEGRMERLHETLAQQPDIEELVTSLREKEQLIEQLNNELNVTNEGIIALYREIDEKNVELSRANQMKSSFLASMSHELRTPLNSILALSQILLDRIDGDLSGEQEKQVTMIQDSGERLLQLINDILDLSRIEAGKVRIEKMWIDLRKVAQEAITSMEPLAKKKGLTLRFVAPDSLPQVFADEARVRQILLNLLSNAVKFTPAGSILVSLALPMKEDREIAVSVQDTGIGIAQKNLVYIFEPFHQIDNTPARKYGGTGLGLSISKQLVELLGGRIWANSSVREGSTFTFTLPMAKTGVGAKFQE; encoded by the coding sequence ATGATGATGGGTTCCCTCACGGAAAAGAAAGTTTTATCGATCTCGATCGGAAAACAGAGCCGGCTCTTGACCGTTCGGAACAAAATCCGGACCGTCCTCGATCACCTGGAGATCCCGCGCCGGGAACAGAACCGGCTGATCATCGCCCTCTCGGAGCTGATGCGCAACACCATTCAGTATGCCAAGTCGGGGGAGCTGACCCTGTCTGCCGTTCAAGAGGGATCAACCTGGTCGATCGCCTTCGTTCTCTCCGACAAAGGCCCGGGCATCGCCCATCTCGACGAGATCCTGCAAGGGGCCTACCGCTTCGCGCCGGGGCGGGGCTTTGGAATCGCTTCGGCAAAACGCCTCTTGGATGAATTCGAGATGCAGACCGTCTTGGGAAAAGGGACCAAGGCGTGCGGCCGGATGGAGGTCGGGCATCTCCATGCGCAAGGGCTCGATGAAGGGCGGATGGAGCGCCTGCACGAGACCCTCGCCCAGCAGCCCGACATCGAAGAGCTCGTCACCTCCCTTCGCGAAAAAGAGCAATTGATCGAACAATTGAACAATGAGCTCAACGTCACCAACGAAGGGATCATCGCCCTCTATCGCGAGATCGACGAAAAAAACGTCGAGCTCTCCCGCGCCAATCAGATGAAGTCGTCGTTCCTGGCCAGCATGTCTCACGAGCTGAGAACCCCGCTCAACTCGATCCTGGCGCTCAGCCAGATCCTCCTCGACCGGATCGACGGCGATCTTTCCGGCGAACAGGAAAAACAGGTAACGATGATTCAAGACTCGGGCGAGCGGCTCCTTCAGTTGATCAACGATATCCTCGATCTCTCCCGGATCGAGGCGGGAAAGGTCCGGATCGAGAAGATGTGGATCGATCTGCGCAAGGTGGCGCAAGAGGCGATCACCAGCATGGAGCCTTTGGCGAAGAAGAAAGGGCTGACCTTGCGCTTCGTCGCCCCCGACTCCCTTCCTCAGGTCTTTGCCGATGAAGCGCGCGTGCGGCAGATCCTTCTCAATCTCTTGAGCAATGCGGTGAAATTCACCCCCGCCGGCTCGATTCTCGTGAGCTTGGCCCTTCCCATGAAGGAGGATCGGGAAATCGCCGTGTCGGTTCAAGACACCGGGATCGGAATCGCCCAGAAAAACTTGGTTTACATCTTCGAGCCGTTCCATCAAATCGACAACACCCCCGCCCGTAAATACGGCGGGACCGGCTTGGGACTCTCGATCTCCAAACAGCTGGTGGAGCTGCTGGGGGGAAGGATCTGGGCCAACAGCAGCGTGAGAGAAGGATCGACCTTCACCTTCACCCTTCCGATGGCCAAAACAGGCGTCGGCGCGAAGTTTCAGGAGTGA